The Muntiacus reevesi chromosome 7, mMunRee1.1, whole genome shotgun sequence genome includes a region encoding these proteins:
- the LOC136172672 gene encoding NADH dehydrogenase [ubiquinone] 1 alpha subcomplex subunit 12, with protein MELLQVLKRGLQQVSGHGGLRGYLRVLFRANDVRVGTLVGEDKYGNKYYEDNKQFFGRHRWVIYTTEMNGKNTFWDVDGSMVPPEWHRWLHCMTDDPPTVKPPTARKFIWTNHKFNLSGTPQQYVPYSTTRKKIQEWVPPSTPYK; from the coding sequence ATGGAGTTGTTGCAGGTCCTGAAGCGCGGGCTGCAGCAGGTCAGCGGCCACGGTGGCCTCCGCGGCTATCTTCGAGTTTTGTTCAGGGCAAATGATGTGAGGGTTGGCACGTTAGTGGGAGAAGACAAATATGGAAATAAATACTATGAAGACAACAAGCAGTTTTTTGGCCGTCACCGATGGGTTATATATACTACTGAAATGAATGGCAAAAACACATTCTGGGATGTGGATGGAAGCATGGTGCCCCCTGAGTGGCATCGTTGGCTTCACTGTATGACTGATGATCCTCCAACAGTAAAACCACCTACTGCTCGTAAATTCATTTGGACAAACCATAAATTCAATCTGAGTGGCACTCCACAACAGTATGTACCTTATTCCACCACTAGAAAGAAGATTCAGGAGTG